One region of Bartonella alsatica genomic DNA includes:
- the xseA gene encoding exodeoxyribonuclease VII large subunit, translating to MVSLFGEKTGITNVAEFSVSEIARILKRVVEEKFDYVRVRGEISGYRGIHASGHAYFALKDDKARLEAVIWRGIMEKLRFPPEEGMEVVAVGKLTTYPGSSKYQIIIEGLEPTGVGALMSLLENRKKKLADEGLFDEAKKKPLPYMPRIIGVVTSPTGAVIRDIIHRISDRFPLHILVWPVRVQGETCGQEVAAAVEGFNALPLGGLIPKPELIIVARGGGSLEDLWGFNDEAVVRAVSASALPVISAVGHETDWTLIDYVADWRAPTPTGAAEKAVPVKLDLEVYVASLGARLRKGLVRYFDFHQQKLRAIIRGLPTVDQFFALPRRSFDEISSRLQRALCVSYDKKRFYFHALGIRLAPRLLNTEKAQRSTKEYTMRLYRAFVRNVEIRRSQVEVAFRLLKSTSYQNILERGFVLALEQDNKLIKRSVQFPETGHVNLRFFDGDISVVTQKSAFGKHLKHKQIKPQKDEQGTLF from the coding sequence ATGGTAAGTTTGTTTGGTGAAAAAACAGGTATAACGAATGTAGCAGAATTCAGTGTTTCTGAAATAGCAAGGATTTTAAAGCGCGTTGTTGAAGAGAAATTTGATTATGTGCGGGTACGTGGGGAGATATCAGGTTACCGCGGTATTCACGCTTCAGGTCATGCTTATTTTGCCTTAAAAGATGATAAGGCGCGATTGGAAGCTGTTATTTGGCGTGGCATTATGGAAAAACTCAGATTTCCTCCTGAAGAAGGAATGGAAGTTGTTGCTGTCGGTAAACTGACAACTTATCCAGGGTCTTCAAAATATCAGATTATTATTGAAGGACTTGAACCAACAGGGGTTGGAGCTTTAATGTCTCTTCTAGAAAATCGCAAAAAAAAGCTTGCGGATGAAGGTTTATTTGATGAAGCCAAGAAGAAACCTTTGCCTTATATGCCTCGAATTATAGGTGTTGTGACATCACCAACAGGTGCTGTTATTCGCGATATTATTCATCGTATATCAGATCGTTTTCCATTGCATATTTTGGTTTGGCCTGTACGTGTTCAGGGGGAAACTTGTGGGCAGGAAGTAGCTGCTGCTGTTGAGGGTTTTAATGCGCTTCCTTTAGGAGGTCTTATTCCAAAACCTGAGCTTATTATTGTTGCACGGGGAGGAGGAAGTTTGGAAGATTTGTGGGGATTTAATGATGAAGCTGTTGTTCGTGCTGTTTCTGCATCTGCTCTTCCAGTTATCTCTGCTGTTGGGCATGAAACAGATTGGACTTTGATTGATTATGTTGCTGATTGGCGTGCTCCAACTCCCACAGGCGCAGCAGAGAAGGCTGTGCCCGTCAAGCTTGACCTCGAAGTGTACGTTGCATCACTTGGTGCGCGTTTACGTAAAGGGCTAGTGCGTTATTTTGATTTTCATCAACAAAAATTGCGCGCTATTATACGTGGGCTTCCAACTGTCGATCAATTTTTTGCTTTACCACGGCGTAGTTTTGATGAAATTTCAAGCCGATTACAGCGTGCTCTTTGTGTGAGCTATGATAAAAAACGTTTTTATTTCCATGCGCTTGGTATCCGTCTTGCACCGCGTTTATTGAATACTGAAAAAGCACAACGCAGTACGAAGGAATATACAATGCGTCTTTATCGTGCTTTTGTGCGTAATGTGGAAATCCGACGTAGTCAGGTAGAGGTTGCATTTAGGCTTTTAAAAAGCACTTCATATCAAAATATTTTAGAACGTGGCTTTGTTTTGGCTTTAGAGCAAGATAATAAGCTCATTAAGCGGTCGGTGCAGTTTCCTGAAACAGGACACGTAAATTTACGCTTTTTTGATGGTGATATCAGCGTTGTAACACAGAAGTCTGCTTTCGGTAAACATTTAAAACACAAGCAAATAAAACCGCAAAAAGATGAGCAAGGAACACTCTTTTAA
- a CDS encoding ABC transporter substrate-binding protein, translating to MNLKRKILKGSSFFVSAIIAMGVFVQQVSAKTPADTLVMAWNLDAISTFDPAQLNDRYGTEIVVNVCDNLVISARDDATKIVPSLAKSWDISSDEQSTKITFHLRDDLKFNDGRPANANDLVWGMRRVVKLKMSNAATFNEYGVTEQNVNEAFQAPDEKTVVMKFDKPYPAELILSNISTNRTAALLDRETIMKHEKDGDMGNRYLASHAACVGPYQINSWRPGEAILLRASSNYWGELPKLKKILIRHIAEPGTQRLLLQKHDIDVARNLTPEDLADLQATTDIKVEKVLAPSVIIWGFNTTNPIFANEKVRLAMRYLIDYEGLGKTLLKDVGIPRASFIPLGNFGALDEKEGQPFKLDLKKAKQLLTEAGYPNGFEANIFAGKSPYPFALPIAQAIQDNAKKVGVRFKIEHFIGTQLFSKLYARTFDTIFIGWNNDSADPYTMASRLIYNPDNRFEAKNTGYPSWCHGYLDGDMNKKVKEALFQKDPQKRAQIYADLQREFMQKGPYAFIYQAYNIVAMTPDVKKWVWNSAPRIFYSAIEK from the coding sequence ATGAATTTGAAAAGAAAGATATTAAAAGGTAGCAGTTTTTTTGTTTCTGCTATTATTGCTATGGGGGTGTTTGTGCAACAAGTTTCAGCAAAAACACCTGCTGATACTCTGGTGATGGCCTGGAATCTCGATGCAATAAGTACATTTGATCCTGCACAGCTTAATGATCGTTATGGAACTGAAATTGTTGTCAACGTTTGTGACAACTTGGTTATTTCTGCTAGAGATGATGCAACTAAAATAGTTCCTTCTTTGGCAAAGAGTTGGGATATTTCAAGTGATGAACAGAGTACAAAGATTACTTTTCATTTGCGCGATGATTTGAAGTTTAATGATGGTCGACCAGCTAACGCTAATGATCTTGTTTGGGGTATGAGACGGGTTGTCAAATTGAAGATGTCTAACGCAGCGACATTTAATGAATATGGTGTCACAGAACAAAATGTTAATGAGGCTTTTCAGGCGCCAGATGAAAAAACAGTGGTGATGAAATTTGATAAGCCTTATCCAGCAGAGCTTATTCTTAGCAATATTTCGACTAATCGCACTGCTGCTTTGCTTGATCGTGAGACAATTATGAAACACGAAAAAGATGGTGATATGGGAAATCGGTATTTGGCTAGTCATGCTGCTTGTGTTGGCCCTTATCAGATAAATAGCTGGCGTCCTGGAGAAGCTATTTTATTACGCGCGAGTTCCAACTATTGGGGAGAGCTACCTAAGCTTAAGAAAATTTTAATTCGTCATATTGCCGAGCCAGGAACGCAACGATTATTATTGCAAAAGCATGATATTGATGTTGCACGTAATTTGACTCCAGAGGATCTAGCTGATCTCCAAGCTACGACCGATATTAAGGTTGAAAAAGTATTAGCTCCATCCGTGATAATATGGGGATTTAACACGACGAATCCTATTTTTGCCAATGAAAAAGTGCGTTTGGCGATGCGTTATCTTATTGATTATGAAGGACTTGGAAAAACTCTTCTTAAAGATGTTGGTATTCCACGTGCAAGCTTTATTCCTCTTGGTAATTTTGGCGCTTTGGATGAAAAGGAAGGGCAGCCCTTTAAGCTTGATCTAAAAAAAGCAAAGCAGCTTTTAACGGAAGCAGGTTATCCGAACGGTTTTGAGGCCAATATTTTTGCAGGAAAATCTCCTTATCCTTTTGCTTTGCCTATTGCTCAGGCTATCCAAGATAATGCGAAAAAGGTCGGAGTGCGCTTTAAGATTGAGCATTTTATAGGTACGCAGTTATTTTCAAAGCTTTACGCGCGCACCTTTGATACAATTTTTATAGGATGGAATAATGATTCTGCGGATCCCTATACAATGGCTTCACGCCTTATTTATAACCCTGATAATCGGTTTGAGGCTAAGAATACAGGCTATCCTAGTTGGTGCCATGGGTATTTGGATGGAGATATGAATAAAAAGGTTAAAGAGGCGTTGTTTCAAAAAGATCCACAGAAACGGGCGCAAATATATGCTGATTTGCAGCGTGAATTTATGCAAAAAGGACCTTATGCTTTTATTTATCAGGCATATAATATTGTCGCTATGACACCTGATGTCAAAAAATGGGTTTGGAATAGTGCACCACGTATCTTTTATAGTGCAATCGAAAAATAA
- a CDS encoding DUF6460 domain-containing protein, translating to MNQKKKLSNSFHTFLGGTLGSVTLKLLILSFLVGIVMNFLGWTPGSFIQKMIKFFKSLWETGFITLANLSYVTMMGAIIVVPIFLILRLIHKK from the coding sequence ATGAACCAAAAGAAAAAGTTATCCAATTCTTTTCACACATTCCTTGGAGGAACATTAGGGAGTGTTACCCTAAAGTTGCTCATTCTTTCATTCCTCGTTGGCATTGTAATGAACTTTCTTGGATGGACACCTGGAAGTTTTATACAGAAAATGATAAAATTTTTTAAATCTCTCTGGGAAACAGGATTTATAACTCTCGCAAACCTCTCTTATGTAACCATGATGGGAGCTATCATTGTTGTGCCTATTTTTCTTATCCTACGCCTCATTCATAAAAAATAA
- a CDS encoding TIGR02186 family protein: MGRLFSLCIITGCFCVVSFSMWAHVGTKAAFIDSIDHETIQVIVTTNTITIDTNFDGHDLYIAGVLENINPLYSRQNLYDIIVSLEGQARPMVMREKKRSAGVWVNADSLIFKNAPLFYSMVTTREIDDITSVEDYKRLGLGLSYLLLQSDEQDQEKIQIFREELIKLQKAKNLYHEEVGGVRFGSGALFTAHFRLPANTPVGHYQVRAYLFRNGQFIDSATTTLEIVKAHIAYTIFHAAHKYSLLYGIFAVIIAISTGFLCRLIFRKD; this comes from the coding sequence ATGGGTAGATTATTTTCTTTATGCATCATTACAGGTTGCTTTTGTGTTGTTTCTTTTTCTATGTGGGCACATGTTGGCACGAAAGCTGCATTCATTGATTCAATTGATCATGAAACTATTCAAGTTATTGTAACAACGAATACAATCACGATTGATACAAATTTTGACGGTCATGATCTTTATATTGCTGGTGTTTTAGAAAATATTAATCCATTATATTCTCGACAAAACCTTTATGATATTATTGTTAGCTTGGAAGGACAAGCTCGGCCGATGGTTATGCGAGAAAAAAAACGTAGTGCTGGTGTTTGGGTTAATGCAGATTCTCTTATTTTTAAAAATGCTCCTCTTTTTTATTCTATGGTCACGACGCGTGAGATTGATGATATTACAAGCGTTGAAGATTATAAACGCTTAGGGCTAGGACTATCGTATTTGTTATTGCAGTCGGATGAACAAGATCAGGAGAAAATACAAATTTTTCGTGAGGAACTTATAAAATTACAAAAAGCCAAAAATCTTTATCATGAAGAAGTAGGTGGTGTTCGTTTTGGTTCTGGTGCACTTTTCACAGCGCATTTTCGTTTGCCGGCAAATACCCCTGTTGGACATTATCAGGTCCGTGCTTATCTTTTTCGCAATGGGCAATTTATTGACAGTGCAACCACGACTCTTGAAATTGTTAAAGCACATATTGCTTATACAATTTTTCATGCAGCTCACAAGTATAGTTTATTATATGGTATTTTTGCAGTGATTATAGCTATTAGTACAGGCTTCTTATGTCGTTTGATTTTTCGAAAAGACTAG
- a CDS encoding sulfite exporter TauE/SafE family protein, which yields MSIYLPIAEMSLNMLILIGMGVVAGFFSGLFGIGGGFLITPLLIFYNIPPAIAVGTGANQMIASSVTGTITHFRRRTLDIKLGILLAIGGGIGSLIGIQIFSVLKKLGQLDLMISLLYVILLGSIGSLMIIESWRNMLRQRKAQKVNISLAGRHNWIHRLPLKMRFRTSMIYVSIIPVLAIGLIVGLLSSIMGIGGGFFMIPALIYLLRVPTSVVIGTSLFQITFVSSFTTVLQSMTNQSVDIVLAFLLMLGGSIGAQYGTRAGRKLKAEQLRMALAFLVLIVCMRLAFQLFIRPDNLFSLYIL from the coding sequence GTGAGTATTTATTTACCAATTGCTGAAATGTCGCTTAACATGCTGATCTTGATTGGTATGGGAGTTGTTGCTGGTTTTTTTTCAGGTCTTTTTGGGATTGGTGGTGGTTTTCTTATCACACCGTTATTGATTTTTTATAATATTCCTCCTGCTATTGCTGTGGGAACAGGGGCTAATCAGATGATTGCTTCATCTGTGACTGGGACAATTACACATTTTAGAAGACGTACTCTTGATATCAAACTTGGTATTCTTTTAGCGATTGGAGGTGGCATTGGTTCTTTAATCGGGATTCAGATTTTTTCTGTTCTGAAAAAATTGGGACAATTAGATTTAATGATCTCACTTCTTTATGTGATCCTTCTTGGAAGTATTGGAAGTTTGATGATTATTGAAAGTTGGCGCAATATGCTGCGTCAGCGCAAGGCACAAAAAGTCAATATATCCCTTGCTGGTAGGCATAATTGGATCCATCGGTTGCCATTAAAAATGCGTTTTCGGACATCTATGATATATGTTAGCATTATTCCAGTTTTAGCGATTGGTTTAATTGTTGGATTGTTGTCTTCGATTATGGGAATTGGTGGGGGATTCTTTATGATACCAGCATTGATTTATCTTCTACGAGTTCCAACCAGTGTGGTGATTGGGACTTCACTTTTTCAGATTACGTTTGTATCTTCTTTTACCACAGTTTTGCAAAGTATGACTAATCAGTCCGTTGATATCGTTTTGGCTTTTTTGCTAATGCTTGGGGGCAGTATTGGGGCACAATATGGAACTCGGGCTGGACGGAAGTTAAAAGCAGAACAATTGCGTATGGCTCTTGCATTTTTAGTGTTGATTGTATGTATGCGTCTTGCTTTTCAATTATTTATACGCCCTGATAATCTTTTCTCTTTGTATATTTTATGA
- a CDS encoding electron transfer flavoprotein subunit beta/FixA family protein: protein MKIIVAVKRVIDYNIKIRVKSDSTGVDLSHVKMSMNPFDEIAVEEAIRQKESGKISEVVLVSIGPEAAQETLRTGLAMGADRALLITTEQTLDPLAIAKILKVIIHEEKPDMVFLGKQAIDDDSNQTGQMLAALLGWGQATFTSSLNIENGHATVIREVDNGTQTLSLPLPIVMTADLRLNEPRYISLPNIMKAKKKTIEQKALADLGVDTQARFTVLSVEEPKPRQSGIKMANVAELVNALKQINCI from the coding sequence ATGAAGATAATTGTCGCTGTCAAACGTGTTATTGATTATAACATCAAGATACGCGTCAAATCTGATAGCACAGGCGTTGATCTGTCTCATGTAAAGATGTCTATGAACCCTTTTGATGAAATCGCTGTAGAAGAAGCAATCCGCCAAAAAGAATCCGGAAAAATTTCAGAAGTTGTTCTTGTTTCAATTGGACCAGAGGCAGCACAAGAAACCTTACGAACAGGGCTTGCAATGGGAGCTGATCGTGCACTCCTTATAACAACAGAACAAACTCTTGACCCTCTAGCAATTGCTAAGATTCTCAAAGTCATTATTCATGAAGAAAAACCAGATATGGTCTTTTTGGGAAAACAAGCCATTGACGACGATAGCAATCAAACCGGCCAAATGCTAGCAGCTCTTCTTGGTTGGGGACAAGCAACTTTTACCTCAAGTCTAAACATAGAAAATGGGCACGCAACTGTTATCCGCGAAGTAGATAATGGTACCCAAACCCTTTCCCTTCCCCTCCCTATAGTCATGACTGCTGACCTACGATTAAACGAACCGCGTTATATTTCTTTGCCCAACATTATGAAAGCAAAAAAGAAAACCATTGAACAAAAAGCTCTCGCTGACCTTGGCGTAGATACACAAGCGCGCTTCACAGTTCTTAGCGTTGAAGAACCAAAACCCCGTCAATCCGGTATCAAAATGGCTAATGTAGCAGAGCTGGTTAATGCGCTAAAACAAATAAATTGCATTTAA
- a CDS encoding electron transfer flavoprotein subunit alpha/FixB family protein has product MAILLLAEHNVEETAKALTAARAISNNIDILVCGNKIQTIAENSAKLSGVRQILVAEADYLAHQLAEPMANTIVKLANDYDVIMAASTSTGKNVMPRVAALLDLIQISDIIAVIAPDTFKRPIYAGNALETIRTHDRQKVITVRTASFTPSLFQNNTAPIKTITPAPNPNLSSFIKEETNKSDRPNLTSARVIISGGRGLGSQEQFMALLLPLANKLEAALGASRAAVDAGYAPNDWQIGQTGKVVAPELYIAVGISGAIQHLAGIMDAKVIVAINKDPEAPIMQIADYALVGDLHQIIPELKKAL; this is encoded by the coding sequence ATGGCAATTCTTTTATTAGCCGAACATAACGTAGAAGAAACTGCAAAAGCACTAACAGCTGCTCGAGCAATCAGTAACAATATTGATATTTTAGTTTGTGGAAACAAGATTCAAACAATCGCCGAAAATAGCGCGAAACTCTCTGGTGTACGACAAATTCTTGTCGCTGAAGCTGATTATTTAGCACATCAACTCGCTGAACCTATGGCTAATACAATTGTCAAATTAGCGAATGATTATGATGTAATCATGGCTGCCTCTACCAGTACCGGCAAAAATGTAATGCCACGTGTGGCTGCTCTTCTTGATCTTATACAAATTTCAGACATTATTGCTGTTATTGCACCCGATACCTTCAAACGACCAATTTATGCAGGGAATGCACTCGAAACTATACGTACCCATGATCGTCAAAAAGTTATAACAGTTCGTACAGCCTCTTTCACACCATCACTCTTCCAAAATAACACTGCTCCCATTAAAACAATAACACCAGCTCCTAATCCAAATCTTTCTTCTTTTATAAAAGAAGAAACCAACAAAAGTGATCGTCCCAATCTTACCTCAGCCCGTGTTATTATATCAGGAGGACGTGGTCTCGGTTCACAAGAACAATTTATGGCACTCCTTCTCCCCCTTGCAAACAAGCTAGAAGCAGCTTTAGGTGCAAGCCGTGCAGCAGTTGATGCCGGCTATGCCCCTAATGATTGGCAAATTGGACAAACAGGAAAAGTCGTTGCTCCTGAACTTTATATAGCCGTTGGCATTTCCGGTGCAATCCAGCATTTAGCCGGTATAATGGATGCAAAAGTTATCGTAGCCATTAATAAAGACCCAGAAGCTCCCATCATGCAAATTGCTGATTATGCCCTTGTAGGCGATCTTCACCAGATTATTCCAGAGCTAAAGAAAGCTTTATAA
- a CDS encoding electron transfer flavoprotein-ubiquinone oxidoreductase, with the protein MNTPQQYHRESMEFDIVIVGAGPAGLSAAIRLKQINPELSVIIVEKGTEVGAHILSGAIVDPIGIDTLLPEWRNEHDHPFKTPVTKDQFFFLKPKRATAFPNILRPKILSNNGCYIVSLGDVCRWLSKKAEALGVEIYPGFSITETIQNDHGAIIGVLTSDMGLNKDGSPGKNYIPGIALLAKYTLIAEGARGSLAKQLIQKFDLSKNREPQKFGLGLKELWEVDPKKHKLGLVQHFTGWPLDDNTGGGGFLYHQENNLISVGFVVHLDYKNPYLSPFEEFQRFKTHPKLCEIFKGAKRLSYGARAISEGGWQSVPKLTFPGGALIGCSAGFVNVPRIKGSHNAILSGILAADKIVTALAQGRAHDEVKAIEEHWRKGPIGKDLYQVRNAKPLWTKYGTKYGIKIAGFDIWWQQLFGFSLFKTLSHGKADYEYLEPAEKFQPIAYPKPDGIITFDRLSSIALSNTHHEENQPCHLKIASLEKQKNIEYAIYGGPSTRYCPAAVYEWLGHNGCETYVINASNCIHCKTCDIKDPNQNINWTCPQGNDGPLYLNM; encoded by the coding sequence ATGAATACACCTCAGCAATATCACCGCGAAAGTATGGAATTTGACATAGTAATTGTAGGAGCAGGACCTGCAGGACTTTCTGCCGCAATTCGTCTAAAACAGATCAACCCCGAACTTTCTGTCATAATCGTTGAAAAAGGCACTGAAGTTGGTGCACATATTCTGTCTGGTGCAATCGTTGATCCTATTGGCATTGATACACTCTTACCAGAATGGAGAAACGAACATGATCATCCCTTCAAAACACCTGTCACCAAGGATCAATTTTTTTTCCTAAAGCCCAAACGAGCTACAGCATTTCCTAATATTCTTCGCCCAAAAATCTTATCAAATAATGGATGCTATATTGTTTCACTCGGTGATGTTTGCCGTTGGCTAAGTAAAAAAGCCGAAGCACTCGGTGTCGAAATTTATCCTGGTTTTTCGATAACGGAAACTATCCAGAACGATCATGGAGCCATCATTGGTGTTCTCACAAGTGATATGGGCCTTAACAAAGATGGAAGTCCTGGAAAAAATTATATTCCTGGCATAGCTTTATTAGCTAAATATACTCTGATTGCGGAAGGAGCACGTGGCTCTCTTGCTAAACAGCTGATACAGAAATTTGATCTTAGCAAAAACCGTGAACCGCAAAAGTTTGGTCTCGGTCTCAAAGAGCTTTGGGAAGTTGATCCCAAAAAACATAAACTTGGTTTAGTTCAACATTTCACCGGTTGGCCCTTAGACGATAATACTGGTGGCGGTGGTTTTCTGTATCACCAAGAAAATAATTTAATTTCTGTTGGTTTTGTTGTACACTTAGATTATAAAAATCCTTATCTTTCTCCCTTCGAAGAATTTCAACGTTTTAAAACACACCCTAAACTCTGTGAGATTTTCAAAGGTGCAAAACGCCTTTCCTATGGTGCACGCGCCATAAGCGAAGGTGGTTGGCAATCTGTACCAAAACTTACTTTTCCTGGAGGAGCACTTATTGGCTGTTCTGCTGGTTTTGTCAATGTCCCACGTATCAAAGGATCACACAATGCCATCTTATCTGGCATATTAGCAGCGGATAAAATCGTTACAGCTCTCGCACAAGGTCGCGCCCACGATGAAGTCAAAGCAATCGAAGAACATTGGCGCAAAGGCCCTATTGGCAAAGATCTTTATCAAGTCCGCAATGCCAAACCACTTTGGACAAAATACGGCACAAAATACGGAATAAAGATTGCCGGCTTTGATATATGGTGGCAACAACTGTTTGGATTTTCTTTATTCAAAACACTATCTCATGGAAAAGCAGATTATGAATATCTTGAGCCAGCAGAAAAATTTCAACCCATTGCTTACCCAAAACCAGATGGTATTATAACCTTTGATCGCCTCTCCAGTATCGCACTTTCTAATACGCACCATGAAGAAAACCAACCTTGCCATTTAAAAATAGCCTCATTAGAAAAACAAAAAAACATCGAATATGCAATCTATGGAGGACCTTCCACACGCTACTGCCCTGCTGCTGTTTACGAATGGCTAGGACATAATGGCTGCGAAACTTATGTTATCAACGCTTCAAACTGCATACATTGCAAAACCTGCGATATCAAGGACCCGAACCAAAATATCAATTGGACCTGTCCACAAGGTAATGATGGACCACTTTATCTCAATATGTAA
- a CDS encoding pyrroline-5-carboxylate reductase: MKIGFLGTGKISASMVEGLMISAFDIPSVVISPRNVQIAERLSHNYSKVIIAENNQRLLDVSDCIFLCLPNQIAEEVLRSLRFHPEQLVVSVLAMAKAAEVEEWINHKVYRAVPLPFVAECKNLTPIYPDHPFLRRLFDALGGTVVLDAEEQFNLFMTAGSLMGVYFNFIETAHRWFITQGLKKQQSANFLAMMFGNLTDEMRKIIASDCPVSLDFARLEKEFSTKGGTNELLSNCFSCQGGRSALTTALETTLQKINAPFTH, from the coding sequence ATGAAAATTGGTTTTTTAGGAACGGGTAAAATCAGTGCTTCAATGGTTGAAGGTTTAATGATAAGCGCTTTTGATATTCCTTCTGTTGTTATTTCACCTCGTAATGTGCAAATAGCAGAGCGCCTTTCGCACAATTATAGTAAGGTTATAATTGCTGAAAACAATCAAAGATTGTTAGATGTTAGTGATTGTATTTTTCTTTGCTTGCCCAACCAAATTGCAGAAGAGGTCTTGCGTTCTCTTCGTTTTCATCCAGAACAGCTTGTGGTTTCTGTGCTTGCCATGGCAAAAGCAGCAGAAGTTGAAGAATGGATCAACCATAAAGTTTATCGTGCTGTTCCGCTTCCTTTTGTGGCAGAATGTAAAAATTTGACACCAATTTATCCTGATCATCCATTTTTACGTAGACTATTTGATGCTTTGGGTGGTACAGTGGTGTTGGATGCGGAAGAACAGTTTAATCTTTTCATGACTGCTGGTTCGCTTATGGGGGTTTATTTTAATTTTATAGAAACAGCACATCGATGGTTTATAACACAGGGGTTAAAGAAGCAGCAATCAGCAAATTTTCTTGCCATGATGTTTGGAAATCTTACGGATGAAATGCGCAAAATTATAGCAAGTGATTGTCCTGTTTCTCTTGATTTTGCACGGCTTGAGAAAGAGTTTTCCACCAAAGGGGGAACAAATGAGCTTTTGTCGAACTGTTTTTCTTGTCAAGGGGGGAGAAGTGCTTTAACTACAGCTCTTGAGACTACTTTGCAAAAAATAAATGCTCCATTTACACATTAA
- a CDS encoding YraN family protein, with the protein MQKKHRQKSFYRGVRAEKWAAWWLRLKGFHIAEIRFRTKCGEIDLIARRGNLVLIVEVKARSTLAEAMAAVSRVNEKRIESAADIWLARQKDRAILCVRFDLIAILPWRWPQHIPAFFTSDK; encoded by the coding sequence ATGCAAAAAAAGCACAGGCAAAAGTCTTTTTATCGAGGTGTTCGTGCAGAAAAATGGGCTGCTTGGTGGTTGCGACTCAAAGGATTTCACATTGCTGAAATTCGTTTTAGAACAAAGTGTGGTGAAATTGATTTAATTGCACGGCGTGGAAATCTTGTTTTAATTGTTGAGGTAAAAGCGCGTTCAACATTAGCTGAAGCAATGGCCGCAGTTTCTCGGGTAAATGAGAAGCGCATCGAGTCAGCAGCTGATATTTGGTTAGCACGGCAAAAAGATCGTGCTATTTTGTGTGTACGCTTTGATTTAATCGCAATTTTGCCTTGGCGTTGGCCGCAGCATATTCCGGCATTTTTTACATCTGATAAATAA
- the rsmI gene encoding 16S rRNA (cytidine(1402)-2'-O)-methyltransferase: MREKAYFIGAHAYSAPVIEPGLYLVATPIGNLADITLRALQVLAGVDILACEDTRVTRVLLERYGIEKKTFLYHEYNVQKAGPKLLAALAENKTVALVSDAGTPLISDPGFRLVEEARKANYKIVPIPGASALLAALVTTGLPTDSFFFAGFLSARKIQRQKRLEQLKTIPATLVFYESPHRLVETLQDMVSFFSADRPAAICRELTKKFETVNVSNLGNLLESYRKQVHIRGEIVVLVGQALPSLEVMNEQEIDEILLELAGVHSASKAAALAVKKTGLKKQELFQRLNFLKGA, translated from the coding sequence ATGCGTGAAAAAGCATATTTTATAGGTGCACATGCTTATTCTGCACCTGTTATAGAGCCAGGGCTTTATCTTGTAGCAACGCCTATTGGAAATCTTGCAGATATCACGCTTCGTGCTTTGCAAGTGCTTGCAGGAGTTGATATATTAGCGTGTGAAGATACGCGGGTGACACGTGTTTTGTTGGAACGCTATGGTATTGAGAAAAAAACCTTTCTTTATCACGAATATAATGTACAAAAGGCTGGACCGAAGTTATTAGCAGCTTTGGCAGAAAATAAAACTGTAGCACTTGTATCAGATGCTGGAACACCGTTGATTTCTGATCCTGGATTTCGTTTGGTAGAAGAAGCACGCAAAGCTAATTATAAAATCGTTCCGATCCCTGGTGCATCAGCTCTTTTAGCTGCTCTTGTCACGACGGGGCTTCCTACAGATAGTTTCTTCTTTGCAGGTTTTTTGAGTGCACGTAAGATACAACGGCAAAAGAGGTTAGAACAATTAAAAACTATTCCTGCGACTTTGGTTTTTTATGAATCGCCGCATCGTCTTGTTGAGACTTTACAGGATATGGTTTCTTTCTTTTCTGCTGATCGCCCTGCTGCAATCTGTCGTGAATTAACAAAAAAATTTGAAACAGTCAATGTTTCCAATTTAGGTAATTTATTGGAAAGTTATAGAAAACAGGTACATATTCGTGGAGAAATTGTTGTACTTGTTGGACAAGCACTTCCCTCTTTGGAAGTGATGAATGAGCAAGAAATTGATGAAATATTATTAGAATTGGCTGGTGTCCATTCTGCTTCTAAGGCAGCTGCTTTGGCTGTAAAAAAGACAGGTTTAAAAAAGCAAGAACTTTTTCAACGGTTGAATTTTTTAAAGGGTGCATGA